Proteins from a genomic interval of Chryseobacterium indologenes:
- a CDS encoding aminotransferase class I/II-fold pyridoxal phosphate-dependent enzyme, with the protein MKRIDGFTHYSFFTEMSELALRHGSFDLSLGLPDFDIDERLKAFLQEAADLDTHNYEPLSGNPLLIESIIRFNAKRKHSMMVSSQQITIVPCATFALHTALTSVLNQGDEVIIIQPSYYTYGPSVVINGGVPVYCDLDDNFVINWENLKSCISEKTKAIIVNSPQNPTGKIWKQTDWSTLYELIKDREIYLVSEEIYDTYCYDGEEHYSSFLHPELKKRTFCIFSFGKMFHTSGWKVSYMIASPELTSLFQCHQQYISYSANAPAQYALAKYLEVFDPSGHRKLMQAKRDIFNEMMHDTPLKIEQKAEGSVFQIVNFRNISKTMSDVEFSKWLTIEKKVACLPLSAFYNSRQNSDYIRFSFAKKDELIIQALEHLRKNL; encoded by the coding sequence ATGAAAAGAATTGACGGTTTTACTCATTATTCCTTTTTTACAGAGATGTCTGAGCTGGCGTTGCGACATGGAAGTTTTGATTTGTCTCTGGGGCTTCCGGATTTTGACATTGACGAACGTTTGAAAGCCTTTCTACAAGAAGCTGCAGACCTGGATACTCATAATTATGAACCTCTTTCCGGCAACCCTTTATTAATCGAAAGTATCATAAGGTTCAATGCAAAACGTAAACACAGTATGATGGTTTCTTCTCAGCAAATCACTATTGTTCCGTGTGCAACCTTTGCTTTACATACAGCCCTCACATCTGTTTTAAATCAGGGAGATGAAGTGATCATTATACAACCTTCCTATTATACTTATGGTCCATCCGTAGTGATAAATGGCGGGGTTCCCGTATATTGTGATCTTGATGATAATTTTGTCATAAACTGGGAAAATCTTAAAAGCTGTATTTCAGAAAAAACGAAAGCGATCATTGTCAATTCACCACAAAATCCAACCGGAAAAATCTGGAAACAGACTGACTGGAGTACATTGTATGAACTGATCAAAGACCGGGAGATTTATTTGGTTTCAGAAGAAATTTATGATACGTATTGTTATGACGGAGAAGAGCATTACAGTTCTTTTTTGCACCCGGAGCTTAAAAAAAGGACATTCTGTATTTTTTCATTTGGAAAAATGTTTCATACTTCCGGCTGGAAGGTCAGTTATATGATAGCATCACCGGAGCTGACCTCATTATTTCAGTGTCACCAGCAGTATATTTCCTATAGTGCCAATGCACCTGCACAATATGCCTTGGCAAAATATCTGGAAGTATTTGATCCTTCCGGTCACAGAAAGCTGATGCAGGCGAAAAGGGATATCTTTAATGAAATGATGCACGATACTCCCCTGAAAATAGAACAAAAGGCGGAAGGAAGTGTTTTCCAGATCGTTAATTTCAGAAATATTTCTAAGACAATGAGTGATGTAGAGTTTTCGAAATGGCTGACCATTGAGAAAAAAGTAGCCTGCCTTCCGCTTTCTGCATTTTATAATTCACGACAAAATTCAGACTATATCAGATTCAGTTTTGCTAAAAAAGATGAGCTGATCATCCAGGCGCTGGAACATCTGAGAAAAAATCTATAG
- a CDS encoding glyoxalase, producing the protein MPQNIRSIRPFIGAENFEISRRFYKDLGFQEVVLEPKLSLFKREEVGFYLQDYYAKEWVDNTMIFMEVINTDEFWKELLSLNLTDTYENVKLTPVRIMEWGKECFVHDPSGILWHFGEFF; encoded by the coding sequence ATGCCACAAAATATAAGATCAATCAGACCGTTCATCGGAGCCGAAAACTTTGAAATCAGTAGAAGATTTTACAAGGATCTTGGATTTCAGGAAGTTGTTCTTGAACCTAAATTGTCTTTGTTTAAAAGGGAAGAAGTCGGTTTCTATCTTCAGGATTATTATGCTAAAGAATGGGTGGATAATACAATGATCTTTATGGAAGTAATCAACACTGATGAATTCTGGAAAGAATTATTGTCGCTGAATCTTACTGATACCTATGAAAATGTAAAACTAACCCCTGTAAGGATCATGGAATGGGGAAAAGAATGTTTTGTACACGATCCGTCAGGAATTTTGTGGCATTTTGGAGAGTTCTTCTAA
- a CDS encoding endonuclease V gives MIYAFDTYYYEDYANTVCIAFADWSSEKEVEIFTEQTSVPSGYESGAFYKRELPCIVSLLDKIVLRPGDIIIVDGYVTLDNEGKIGLGGYLYEVLKEQFPVVGIAKNEFTTPDSQRRSVVRGESKTPLFLTAKGIDVDEVKLKVEQMHGTFRIPALLKKLDQLTRE, from the coding sequence ATGATTTACGCATTTGATACCTACTATTATGAAGACTATGCCAATACGGTATGTATTGCATTTGCAGACTGGAGCTCTGAAAAGGAGGTGGAAATTTTTACTGAACAAACCTCCGTACCCTCCGGTTACGAGAGTGGGGCTTTTTATAAAAGGGAGTTGCCTTGTATCGTAAGCCTGCTGGATAAAATCGTATTAAGACCCGGAGATATCATTATTGTTGACGGCTACGTGACCCTCGATAATGAAGGCAAAATTGGTCTTGGAGGCTATCTCTACGAGGTATTGAAAGAACAGTTTCCTGTAGTGGGTATTGCAAAAAACGAATTTACAACTCCGGATTCCCAAAGGAGAAGCGTTGTCAGAGGTGAGAGCAAAACTCCGCTTTTCCTTACAGCAAAAGGAATTGATGTAGATGAAGTTAAATTAAAGGTAGAACAGATGCATGGAACGTTCAGAATACCGGCTTTATTGAAAAAGCTTGATCAGTTAACCAGAGAATAA
- a CDS encoding acetyl-CoA C-acyltransferase: MKEVFIIAAKRTPIGGFMGSLSGLSATRLGAIAIQGTYESISLRPDAIDSVYMGNVLGAGIGQSPARQAAIFSDIPVDKDATTINKVCASGMKATMIGAQQIQLGLENTVMTGGMESMSNVPHYTYLRQGKKLGDSQLTDGLIKDGLWDVYNDFHMGSAAELGVKKYGHTRKELDDYALLSYHKAQEATSQNKFSNELVPVSVEGKKGSMIISKDEDIDKLIPEKISVLKPAFEPNGFLTAANSSNLNDGAAALLLGSQETIDKYQITPLAKIIAYADAAQAPEWFTTSPSVGINKILKQTGLSLSDIDYFEINEAYASVILSNQKILGYDLDKVNIYGGAVALGHPIGASGARIITTLVNVLRQEGGKYGIAAICNGGGGASAVLIENLGSS, encoded by the coding sequence ATGAAAGAAGTATTTATCATCGCAGCAAAACGTACCCCCATTGGTGGTTTTATGGGGAGTTTATCAGGTTTATCAGCCACCCGGCTGGGAGCAATCGCCATACAAGGCACCTATGAAAGCATATCACTTCGACCGGATGCCATAGACAGTGTGTATATGGGCAATGTATTGGGAGCAGGTATAGGCCAGTCACCGGCAAGGCAGGCTGCCATTTTTTCTGACATTCCTGTTGATAAAGACGCCACTACAATCAATAAAGTCTGCGCTTCAGGAATGAAAGCCACAATGATAGGCGCCCAGCAAATTCAGCTTGGATTGGAGAATACAGTGATGACGGGTGGAATGGAAAGTATGAGTAATGTACCTCACTATACGTATCTCCGTCAGGGAAAGAAACTGGGAGACTCCCAGCTTACTGATGGCCTGATTAAAGATGGTTTATGGGACGTTTATAATGATTTTCACATGGGAAGTGCCGCAGAGTTGGGAGTGAAGAAATACGGACATACAAGAAAGGAGCTCGATGATTATGCCTTATTATCTTATCATAAAGCACAGGAGGCGACTTCTCAAAATAAATTCAGTAATGAATTGGTTCCCGTGTCTGTTGAAGGAAAAAAAGGCAGTATGATCATCAGTAAGGATGAAGACATTGATAAGCTCATTCCCGAAAAGATTTCTGTACTAAAACCTGCTTTTGAGCCCAATGGTTTTTTAACTGCTGCTAATTCCAGTAATTTGAATGACGGTGCTGCAGCACTGCTACTGGGTTCTCAGGAAACTATTGACAAATATCAGATTACACCACTGGCCAAAATTATAGCTTACGCTGATGCCGCACAGGCTCCAGAATGGTTTACCACTTCACCTTCTGTTGGCATCAACAAAATATTGAAACAAACAGGCCTAAGCTTGTCAGATATTGATTATTTTGAAATCAACGAAGCCTATGCCTCTGTAATATTATCCAATCAGAAAATCCTGGGCTACGACCTTGATAAAGTAAATATATATGGTGGAGCCGTAGCTTTAGGACATCCCATAGGAGCTTCCGGAGCAAGGATTATAACCACTTTGGTCAATGTATTACGTCAGGAAGGTGGAAAATATGGAATTGCTGCCATCTGTAACGGTGGTGGAGGTGCTTCCGCTGTTCTCATCGAAAATTTAGGTAGCTCTTAA
- a CDS encoding T9SS type A sorting domain-containing protein, with translation MIKTTTLSCIVLCSLVNAQYCMPTFQYGADSNMISNVTFAGISNSSPVQSGNIQVYEDFTSISADLLSGNSYPISVTGPSSTFPSDVVVFIDFNQNGNFDDAGESFYIGRLQAANPANAFTINNNITIPAGAASGPTRMRVVKNTNVQAYSDSNAANSISSACDPTLRAGQTEDYTVNIKGNDPGFPAPYCGAENVSSLTVSEISKVEFADIVNDSAMNGNSGVLENFTTTVFNVNRGNTYPITVTGGTHGQATVSAYAYIDFNHNNVFDADEVFNIGYLDNSDPVSGQQSGTVSGTIVIPVNALLGNSRFRLVKAYESSSWMGTLENLPCPSGWFIGQAEDYTINIRPDNLATAEVSKNTSTEVYPNPTTGMIMLNRIKGLEKYEVYHISGQKLLEGNSDVIGIENFVPGTYLLKIQTKDKKIITEKIIKK, from the coding sequence ATGATAAAAACAACTACTCTTTCATGTATTGTACTTTGCTCGTTGGTGAATGCACAATATTGTATGCCGACGTTTCAATATGGGGCAGACAGTAATATGATCAGCAATGTTACTTTTGCAGGCATTAGCAATTCGTCACCGGTTCAATCAGGAAATATACAGGTTTATGAGGATTTTACCTCAATTTCTGCAGACTTGCTATCAGGAAATTCTTATCCGATATCGGTGACAGGTCCTTCGAGTACATTTCCCAGTGATGTAGTTGTTTTTATAGATTTTAATCAGAATGGTAATTTTGACGACGCCGGTGAAAGTTTTTACATCGGAAGACTGCAAGCAGCCAATCCTGCCAATGCATTTACGATTAATAATAATATAACAATACCCGCCGGTGCAGCAAGTGGGCCTACCAGAATGAGAGTGGTCAAAAATACCAATGTGCAGGCCTATTCAGATTCTAATGCCGCCAATTCTATCAGCTCAGCCTGTGACCCAACTTTGAGAGCAGGGCAGACGGAGGATTATACCGTTAATATTAAAGGAAACGATCCCGGTTTTCCAGCTCCTTACTGTGGTGCAGAAAATGTAAGCAGTCTTACGGTCAGTGAGATCAGTAAAGTAGAATTTGCGGACATAGTAAATGATAGTGCTATGAATGGCAATTCAGGTGTTCTGGAAAATTTCACGACCACTGTTTTTAATGTCAACAGAGGAAATACATATCCGATAACCGTTACAGGAGGCACACATGGTCAAGCTACGGTTTCTGCTTACGCTTATATCGATTTTAATCATAATAATGTATTTGATGCTGATGAAGTATTTAATATCGGATATCTGGACAATTCTGACCCGGTTTCAGGACAACAGTCCGGTACTGTATCCGGCACTATTGTAATTCCTGTCAACGCATTACTGGGCAATAGCCGTTTCAGGTTGGTAAAGGCCTATGAATCCAGCTCATGGATGGGAACTTTGGAAAACCTTCCGTGTCCTTCAGGATGGTTTATCGGGCAGGCAGAAGATTATACGATCAATATCCGGCCGGACAATCTTGCAACAGCTGAAGTGTCAAAAAATACCAGTACAGAGGTGTATCCTAATCCTACAACAGGAATGATAATGCTTAACAGAATCAAAGGGCTGGAAAAATATGAAGTTTACCATATATCTGGTCAGAAACTGCTGGAAGGTAATTCTGACGTAATCGGTATAGAAAATTTTGTTCCGGGAACGTATTTATTGAAAATTCAGACAAAAGATAAAAAGATAATCACTGAAAAGATTATCAAAAAATAA
- a CDS encoding SDR family oxidoreductase produces MKTIFITGTSTGLGKATAQLFQSKGWKVIATMRNPEAGEDLAALENVTVLPLDVTNPEQIQSTVKKSLELGDVDVVFNNAGYGLMGPLEAVTDDQIVRQINTNLLGVLRVTQAFIPYFREKGNGTFISTTSIGGLITFPLNSIYHATKWALEGWSESMAFELNKLGVDIKTVSPGGIKTDFVSRSLDSASNPAYEEMIGSLFSKMEGMMEAASAPEQIAEIVYEAATDGKKQLRYVAGEDAKTLYAQRLELGDEAFRAQLGQQFM; encoded by the coding sequence ATGAAAACAATTTTTATAACAGGCACTTCTACAGGATTGGGAAAAGCAACTGCCCAATTATTTCAGAGCAAAGGATGGAAAGTTATAGCCACAATGAGAAACCCCGAAGCCGGTGAAGATCTTGCTGCGTTGGAAAATGTAACGGTACTTCCTTTGGATGTTACCAATCCTGAACAAATACAGTCAACCGTTAAAAAATCTCTTGAATTGGGAGACGTGGATGTTGTGTTTAATAATGCAGGTTACGGTCTTATGGGACCACTTGAAGCTGTGACAGACGATCAGATTGTAAGACAGATCAATACCAATTTATTGGGTGTGCTCCGTGTCACCCAGGCATTTATTCCTTATTTCAGAGAGAAAGGAAATGGTACATTTATTTCCACCACATCGATCGGCGGATTGATTACTTTTCCTTTAAATTCTATTTATCATGCTACAAAATGGGCATTGGAAGGCTGGAGCGAGAGTATGGCTTTTGAACTTAACAAATTAGGAGTTGATATTAAAACGGTTTCTCCGGGAGGTATAAAAACTGATTTTGTAAGCCGTTCCCTGGATTCTGCGTCAAATCCTGCCTATGAAGAAATGATCGGCTCTTTATTTTCTAAGATGGAAGGGATGATGGAAGCAGCCTCTGCACCGGAGCAAATTGCAGAAATAGTGTATGAAGCGGCGACGGATGGTAAAAAACAATTGAGATATGTTGCAGGAGAAGATGCGAAAACTTTGTATGCACAACGTCTTGAATTGGGCGATGAAGCTTTCAGAGCCCAGCTAGGACAGCAGTTTATGTAA
- a CDS encoding helix-turn-helix transcriptional regulator yields the protein MEKKENTPLKISSISEMHDLLHLPKPLHPLVSLVDNRKMSIEKEFLTKSFLLNFYKISYKYSTVGKMGYGQGYYDFNEGGMMFTAPGQILSADVDAEYCGNTLLIHPDFLRSYPLAKNIKNFGFFSYDTNEALHLSDQEKIIITGLLDSIKNELNTAIDEVSQDVIVSYIEVLLNYSNRFYKRQFITRKAINSDLLTKMDTILEDYFNQQETLQKGLPTVEFLASSLSVSPNYLSDMLRNLTGQNTQQHIHEKLIEKAKEYLTSTNFSVSEVAYALGFEHPQSFNKLFKKKTDKTPLNYRQSFN from the coding sequence ATGGAAAAGAAAGAAAATACCCCGCTTAAAATTTCGTCCATCTCCGAGATGCATGATTTATTACATCTTCCTAAACCTCTTCATCCACTCGTAAGCCTGGTAGACAATAGAAAGATGAGTATTGAAAAAGAGTTTTTGACTAAAAGCTTTTTGCTCAATTTCTACAAGATTTCTTACAAATATTCTACCGTGGGTAAAATGGGGTACGGACAGGGATATTATGATTTTAATGAAGGAGGTATGATGTTCACAGCACCCGGACAGATTCTCTCCGCGGATGTGGATGCAGAATATTGCGGTAATACTTTACTGATACATCCTGATTTTCTCAGAAGCTACCCGCTGGCAAAGAATATTAAAAACTTTGGATTCTTTTCTTATGATACCAATGAAGCCCTGCACTTGTCTGATCAGGAGAAAATCATAATAACAGGCCTTTTGGACAGTATTAAAAATGAATTGAATACAGCAATTGATGAAGTAAGCCAGGACGTTATTGTTTCATATATTGAAGTATTGCTCAATTACAGTAACCGTTTTTATAAAAGGCAGTTCATCACCCGAAAAGCTATAAACAGTGATCTGTTAACGAAAATGGACACAATACTTGAAGACTATTTTAATCAGCAGGAGACCTTGCAAAAAGGACTTCCTACCGTTGAGTTTCTGGCCTCTTCCCTGAGTGTATCTCCAAATTATCTGAGTGACATGCTCAGAAATCTTACCGGCCAAAATACACAACAGCATATTCATGAAAAGCTGATTGAAAAAGCTAAGGAATATCTTACTTCCACCAATTTTTCGGTTTCGGAAGTCGCATATGCGCTGGGATTCGAGCATCCACAGTCATTTAATAAGCTTTTTAAAAAGAAAACTGACAAAACACCTTTGAATTACAGACAATCTTTTAATTAA
- a CDS encoding T9SS type A sorting domain-containing protein, protein MKKLNFSLFLVAGILTSAQSSITRTAIDKINVPLTFRAGDVASTVTAGASGANVTWDFSAYTVPNTSTSTTNVCPGESNCFRFPNANRITKPTLADSYSFTSMSDTEASTVGMYAGPSFGDVTSTYTDPLIDFKFPITYLQQFTDTYQFNTVSGGIGNSTEAGQVDYTVDGYGTIITPVGTFSNVLRIKRMRTATQTPGPFTYTNESYMWVSPSNGIVFNFAINTFTLNGTTNVTKSVSYPEAGSLSTTDVEAKKENISVYPNPSADMITLTSKEDFKKITVTSMDGKAVIRTGNVKNIDISKLPKGVYILQGELKNGNSMSKKIIKK, encoded by the coding sequence ATGAAAAAGCTAAACTTTTCTTTATTTCTTGTTGCCGGAATACTGACCAGTGCCCAGTCTTCAATAACAAGAACAGCTATTGATAAAATCAACGTTCCTTTAACCTTCAGAGCCGGAGATGTTGCGTCTACGGTAACAGCCGGAGCCTCAGGAGCCAATGTTACGTGGGACTTTTCAGCGTATACCGTTCCCAATACCTCTACAAGCACAACCAATGTTTGTCCCGGAGAATCTAATTGTTTTAGATTCCCAAATGCTAACAGGATTACAAAACCTACGCTTGCAGATTCTTATAGTTTTACTTCTATGAGTGATACTGAGGCTTCAACAGTAGGCATGTATGCGGGACCATCATTTGGTGATGTTACGTCGACTTATACGGATCCGTTGATTGATTTTAAATTTCCCATCACTTATCTGCAACAATTTACCGATACCTATCAGTTTAATACTGTTTCCGGAGGTATAGGAAATTCAACGGAGGCCGGGCAGGTAGATTATACGGTGGATGGCTATGGGACCATTATCACTCCGGTAGGAACTTTTTCTAATGTGTTGAGAATAAAAAGAATGAGGACCGCTACCCAAACCCCGGGGCCATTTACCTATACCAATGAATCTTATATGTGGGTCAGCCCAAGCAACGGAATTGTATTTAATTTTGCCATCAACACCTTTACGTTAAACGGAACCACCAATGTTACGAAAAGTGTTTCCTATCCGGAAGCGGGTTCATTGTCTACAACGGATGTGGAGGCTAAAAAAGAAAATATTTCTGTGTATCCTAACCCAAGTGCCGACATGATCACTCTGACATCAAAAGAAGACTTTAAAAAGATCACAGTGACTTCCATGGATGGTAAAGCTGTCATAAGAACCGGAAATGTTAAGAATATTGATATTTCAAAGCTTCCCAAGGGAGTATACATCCTTCAGGGAGAATTGAAGAACGGAAATTCAATGTCTAAGAAAATTATTAAAAAATAA
- a CDS encoding DUF1569 domain-containing protein — protein sequence MRKNLLKHEAAAAIIARVKNLSASHIPLWGEMTATEMLLHCNSCNRQILQESGAKNKTTLQQFVLRILALYIAPGFKKNSKGESRHDTKGKVDSDDFEKQKTDFILLIELFSVTTRPLTIPHPAFGNISTYEWGIAAYKHMDHHLRQFGV from the coding sequence ATGAGAAAAAATCTGTTAAAACATGAAGCTGCTGCTGCTATCATTGCAAGAGTAAAAAATCTTTCAGCTTCACATATTCCTCTTTGGGGAGAAATGACGGCTACGGAGATGCTTCTTCACTGTAACTCCTGTAACAGGCAAATTTTACAGGAAAGCGGAGCAAAAAATAAAACTACGCTGCAACAATTTGTTTTACGAATACTGGCCCTTTACATTGCTCCCGGTTTTAAAAAGAATAGTAAAGGTGAATCCAGACATGATACCAAAGGAAAGGTTGACAGTGATGATTTTGAAAAACAAAAAACTGACTTTATTCTTTTAATTGAATTATTTTCCGTCACCACCCGTCCTTTAACGATTCCCCATCCTGCATTTGGCAATATTTCAACCTATGAGTGGGGAATTGCAGCCTATAAACACATGGATCATCATTTAAGACAATTTGGAGTCTGA
- a CDS encoding GNAT family N-acetyltransferase translates to MKEKWITHPTVLEGTTVELIPLEKEHFEELYEAASDKELWELIPTDCSDKTIFYQNYERALSERENGNQYPFVIRHKETRKLIGSTRFFEIYPSDKKLEIGWTWITKEYWGTTLNLECKLLLLTYCFEILKTNRVQLKTKDTNFRSRKAIEKIGGIFEGILRKDRIQNDGTTRNAAYYSILDDEWEEAKVKIEKQMNAKRGLTKEG, encoded by the coding sequence ATGAAAGAAAAATGGATCACTCACCCCACTGTTTTAGAAGGAACAACCGTTGAATTGATTCCTTTGGAGAAAGAGCATTTTGAAGAATTATACGAGGCTGCTTCAGACAAGGAACTTTGGGAACTGATTCCCACAGACTGCTCTGATAAAACAATCTTTTATCAAAATTACGAACGGGCATTGTCTGAAAGAGAAAACGGAAATCAATATCCTTTTGTAATACGTCATAAAGAAACCCGCAAATTAATCGGTTCGACACGTTTTTTTGAAATCTATCCTTCCGATAAAAAGCTGGAAATCGGATGGACCTGGATTACTAAAGAATATTGGGGGACAACACTCAATCTTGAATGTAAATTACTGCTCCTCACCTATTGTTTTGAAATATTAAAAACAAACAGGGTTCAACTTAAAACTAAAGATACCAATTTTAGATCGAGAAAAGCCATTGAAAAAATAGGTGGTATCTTTGAAGGAATTTTAAGAAAAGATCGTATCCAGAATGACGGTACTACCAGAAATGCAGCATATTACAGCATATTGGATGATGAGTGGGAAGAAGCAAAGGTAAAAATTGAAAAGCAGATGAATGCGAAAAGAGGACTTACGAAAGAGGGATAA
- a CDS encoding MFS transporter produces the protein MVQCENACSLFFTFFAHGLVFSSWASRIPIIKEALSINEAQLGTLLLLMPIGQLSTMALAGKLISIKGSSWVIRRCFLLYPLCLLLIGLSPSYWVLAVVLFFFGVSGNLCNIAINTQAIEIESLTQRTLLSSYHGAWCFAGLTGALIGLLMITLNIDTLYHFIFSFILVSGLWWYSKNHLTHIIHKVEPQKQSIFKAVNPTLVGLGIIGFLSMAIEGAMFDWSGVYFQTIVKAPEKFVILGYTSFILMMTLGRFVGNRIIEKYGKRFVLQCCGILMSCGLFLSVFFPELWVCIIAFMIIGLGGSLSVPSIYSTIGKVNTVAPSIALSFVSSISFLGFLIGPPLIGYIAEAFDLRYSYGLFACFGILLSIMARQMDIFKIKD, from the coding sequence ATCGTACAATGCGAAAATGCCTGCAGCCTGTTTTTTACTTTTTTTGCCCACGGGCTCGTTTTTTCTTCATGGGCCAGCCGGATCCCTATCATTAAAGAAGCGCTTTCCATCAATGAGGCACAGCTGGGAACACTTTTGCTTTTAATGCCCATAGGTCAGCTTTCAACAATGGCGTTGGCCGGAAAGCTGATCAGCATAAAAGGAAGCAGTTGGGTGATTAGGAGATGCTTTTTGCTCTATCCTCTTTGCCTTTTACTGATTGGTTTATCACCATCATACTGGGTGCTGGCCGTTGTTTTGTTTTTCTTCGGGGTATCAGGAAACCTATGCAATATAGCGATCAATACTCAGGCTATTGAAATAGAATCTCTTACCCAAAGAACACTGTTGTCATCGTACCACGGAGCCTGGTGTTTTGCAGGGCTGACGGGAGCCCTTATCGGTTTACTGATGATTACGTTGAATATAGATACGCTGTATCATTTTATATTCAGTTTTATTCTTGTGTCGGGATTATGGTGGTACAGTAAAAATCATCTTACCCATATTATTCATAAGGTTGAACCGCAAAAGCAATCAATTTTTAAAGCTGTCAATCCTACATTGGTTGGGTTGGGTATCATAGGGTTTTTAAGTATGGCAATAGAAGGTGCGATGTTTGACTGGAGCGGAGTGTATTTTCAGACTATTGTAAAAGCGCCGGAAAAGTTTGTAATCCTTGGATATACGAGTTTTATTTTAATGATGACTTTAGGTCGTTTTGTAGGGAACCGTATTATTGAAAAATATGGGAAAAGATTCGTTTTACAATGCTGTGGTATCCTTATGAGTTGTGGTCTTTTCCTCAGTGTTTTCTTTCCCGAACTATGGGTTTGTATCATTGCATTTATGATTATCGGTCTGGGAGGCTCTTTAAGTGTGCCTTCCATCTACAGTACTATTGGCAAGGTGAATACAGTGGCTCCCAGTATTGCCCTTTCTTTCGTTTCCAGTATTTCATTTTTAGGATTTTTGATAGGCCCTCCGTTGATCGGATATATTGCTGAGGCTTTCGATCTCAGGTATTCTTACGGACTTTTTGCCTGTTTTGGAATATTGCTGTCGATTATGGCAAGACAGATGGATATTTTTAAAATTAAAGATTAA
- a CDS encoding helix-turn-helix transcriptional regulator yields MIGLHSEGIEVNEVTLQNEEVGFKTKSFLSFVYILRGEGSLVHDERRISFSEGKLFIIPQHENYCFKSENAKLIAIHCPIGFIDKIRLEADRIESCENLYKLQYISNNYHAKAGCVFRDKHDETFAATLIVQIAREVGNKVDDYLIIRNCISILLNLVARNIIKSETSDLQKNRKAFSIMKIITYIQQHIKDREKTGIQAVSEHFGISGNYFGEYFKQQTGVSYQEYLLDYRLKLVETYLKYSSTRLSEIAYELQFSDESHLSKLFKKHRGLTPGEYRRKQK; encoded by the coding sequence ATGATAGGTCTACATTCAGAAGGTATTGAGGTAAATGAAGTAACGTTACAAAATGAAGAAGTTGGTTTTAAGACAAAATCATTCCTCTCCTTCGTCTATATCCTAAGAGGAGAGGGAAGTCTTGTACATGATGAAAGACGCATCAGTTTTTCGGAGGGAAAGCTGTTTATCATTCCGCAGCACGAAAACTATTGTTTCAAAAGTGAAAATGCAAAATTGATTGCCATACATTGCCCGATCGGGTTTATTGATAAAATACGGCTTGAAGCAGATCGTATAGAAAGCTGTGAAAACCTTTATAAATTGCAGTATATCAGTAATAATTACCATGCAAAAGCAGGATGTGTCTTTCGCGATAAGCATGACGAAACTTTTGCGGCCACCCTGATTGTACAGATCGCAAGAGAGGTTGGAAATAAAGTTGATGACTATCTGATTATTCGTAATTGTATCTCTATTTTGCTGAACCTTGTTGCCCGAAACATCATTAAAAGTGAAACATCAGACCTGCAGAAAAACAGGAAAGCATTTTCTATTATGAAGATTATCACTTACATTCAGCAGCATATAAAAGATAGGGAAAAAACCGGCATTCAGGCTGTATCTGAGCATTTCGGAATTTCCGGGAATTATTTCGGAGAGTATTTCAAGCAGCAAACGGGTGTTTCTTACCAAGAATATTTGTTAGATTACAGACTTAAGCTGGTAGAAACTTACTTAAAATACAGCAGCACCAGATTGAGCGAGATTGCTTATGAACTTCAGTTCAGCGATGAAAGCCATCTTTCCAAGCTTTTTAAAAAACACAGGGGATTAACGCCGGGAGAATACAGAAGGAAACAAAAGTAG